TCTTCGAATTCCAATTGAAAGCCAAATGATAGTGTGTTTGGGAGAAGAAAGCTGCATGCCGAATGAGGCACTCTGAAAAGAGGTTCCAAAGGTCGAGGAAGTAAACATCTATTGAAAGACATCAAATCAATCATGGGAAAGGATTATGATCTTATGATCTCACTACTTGGCATatccacacacacatacacaccaaAAATCATGGTAAAGCCAATTATTCTCTCTACTTTTACTAAAGTTTATTGATATCAATAATCTACTTATCAAAAGTAGAGAGTTTGAAATCTTGATTTTGAGAATGTCAACTagttcaaattattatttttgactaTCATTAACAAATTCTTGAGATCGAATCCCGTCTTcaccatttattttttttataaaaagaataaaaaaattataagaatctAAACCATTTCAAGTGGTTAACCTCTCATGCTATGATACAACTACAGATTGAAATGATAACCATTTCAAGTGGTTACCATTTACCTTTTaagaaagaattaaaaaaaattataagaacaaCAATCTTGCGCTCAATCCCTTATTAATCATCCAATATTCAGAACAAGTCGACTAGACTCGACATAACATACGAAGAAAACTCGAGTGTATAGTGCAAATCTAGATGAAGAAGAACGATTCGAACTCATGATACCAACAAAAAACATATGGTTGAGTTATTACAAATCCAAGAAAAtttaagctattaagaaaagatcCAATATGCTTTAACAATGTCTAAGATAAAAAGGATAGAGGAGTGTGGAGGCTAAGAAGATTTAGctaatatcatcacatgaaatgcaAAGTGCCGAGCACCCATGCGTAGACAAATGTTATGTACACAACAAATTGATTGTGTTCAATCTAAATCTTACATGTACCTTAAATCTATAGAATAAGATTCTAGAGTTTTTAGGTAGAATGCCATCTTTTATTGTTATTAAAAGATTAAATTGTATCTTTGAGATGAAAGTCAGGGAGAAAATGTAAGAAAGAAAGCCACAAGAAGATCCTTCTTTTCATTCAAATGAAAGTAGAATTCGCATAATATATAAATTAGATGAAATGGAAAAGATTTAAGGGAATCGAAAGGAATATGATGGAGCATTAATTTTACTTTCACATTAAAAGACATAGACTGGTTTATGAAGATTCTTATGTTCATGTGTAACAAGATAATTGGGAAAGGCATAATAAAGAAGAGAAACATTAAGGCGTTTTCCTGTTTTGTTGAGAGGAAAGAAACTTTAATTGTGTTTAATTGTAGAAAGGTAAAGaaagtatgcatatatatatatatatatatatatatatatatatatatatatatatatatatatatatatatatctccaataTAATAAGTTAATTTTGTATTTATTTCTATATATACGCACACACATATGTCACTCCAATGCTGATTTTTATCACCTATAAATTGACTATTGatattttttaacaacttattatgattatgataatattatcgatttttttACATTCATgtattacaactaaaactattaTTTAAATGTTATATAATTAGTAAACAAATTGAGTTTTTTACGTCAATATTAATAGAAGGAATATATGCTATATTGAGAAGACAAATAATgatgggttagggttagttggattGAGCTCAAATGCCTTAACAACGAGCCAAACTCGATCTCTTTGTATAAATCGAGCTATATCTTTCACTATCACTTGAATTACTATGTCCTTAAAATGCTTTGTCTTGCACCATTAATTATAATCCATGTAGTTAAGGGATCATTATTAATTCATATACCTTTGAAAAGCAAGGAAAAATTAAGAGAACACATATATTATTATACATCAAATAATGATGAGTCTAAGTATATACCGTATCGAATACTAACTCAACCCAATCCTTACCCTATTTAACCAAactctttctttcctttcttagCAATGTGAGAATATTCTCTTAGATAATCCTTAAAATATTCTATTAATTTATGCTCTTAAGAAAAACAACTATTATTATCCAACTAATCTAAAAGATAAACCATGTGGTGTGGTGGTGTTGATTGCTTCCTTTAGAGTCATCCATCATATGAGGAAAAGTTTGGTGCATAAAACATCATCCCactttagcacattaattaagaaACTAAATTAGCGTGATTGGATTGGGCTACTTCGATTCAATGGTCAATCCATTTAGATGTGGCGGCAGAATCTTCCATGGTTGATGCTTGAGCCGCCATGGCCAATCACATTATTATCTTATGTCATTCTAGTGCTACTGAGACTACTAATACTTGAGATCTTTATTTACTATTATaacaatataattttaattatttttttattatattaaatgatatagaAGATGAGAATTCGGATATGAGACATATCACTTATACCATAATATATTAATCATTGAAATGTCTAGACTAATTTCAATCAATTGAAGTTAAAATGAGAAAGAAATACGAAAAGAAACAACTAAATTACTCTCAGCACATGATCATGAATTTATGGGCTATGGTTATCTAAGAAATCATAGTAGAATATGTGAATGAAATTAGATGGAGACGAGCAAAGAGAAGCTGATCCGAAGTCTTCTTCGTGGAAAGAGCATATTGTTCTAAGTTGGTATGGGATGGTATCTCCTCGACGCTTTGGAATAAGTTATTGATGGATCAAAGAGGTCACTTGAAGTTTCTACGCACAAAGTATGCATGCAATCATTCATGTTGGTCGACATCATCGATCACTATTGTGCACTCCCCACAATGGCCACTAGTTGATGCTGCAAAGCTCATAGTGGCAGTTTAATGGAGATGGCATGGCAATAGCGTGGAAGTTGCTCCTACTCCcaactctttttcttttgtctttATTATCACAACATATCAATGTGATAATGATAATGAGAATAGCATCCTATAATTGAAattaaaagaatttaaaaaatgatTATCTTCGATCTTGTAAAGTACATGTCACAATGAAGATTAGATCTTTTATCCAAACATGTGCTACAAGCTATGTCTTAAACTTGATTGTGTTGAGTTCTTAATTTGGGGGAATCATATAGGTCTAAATTCCTATcatattgatattttattttatttttatttttcttcttacagTGTGTGTGTGAGTGGTGATGATGAAAATGAGATTTGATCCCAAAATCTTGATAGCGATAATCGGTATTTATCGACTAAGCTACTTGATATCTTCAATACTTCAATATTGCTTTACTGTTATTTTTAATGTTAAATATCTTCTTATCATGATAGTATTGAAGTGAACCTATCCGAtttatcaaaaacaaaaaaaataatatagagaGTTTTATGAAATTTATAATGTTAATGATCATTTGGATTTCGATATTTATAGTATAGACAATCTATCATACCTatcatcataaataaatattgtaatgtcatataatattattttgatccaATTATAACACAAATTCAACTTCTTGGTCATTTCAATTATATTCTCTATGGGTGATAACATCGTTTTGCTTAACCGCTAATATTTTGATTTCCCGATAAAAgcctcaaattttttttatttatcccaTGTTAtgactttattatttttatatttcttaaatataattttttttataaaaaataagtgaCAGAAACCATATTTAATTTCTGAGACCTTACGATAAACTATTAAGATCCTCACAAACTAAGTTAGCTGATATTCTCAAAAATTTTTATTTCTactaaaagaataaaatattatttttttgttcgAAATAAATAAAGTTTTATATCGAAATCCAATTTATCTTGAATAGGATATTTAACTGAACTATCCAATCAGTTGTAATATTCTTGACGGGAGCTataatgttttttattatgatgactaAAATTTAGGACTACGAGGAAAATATGTTATGAAATATCATCTTTTACTATGAAATATGTTAAAACCTTTATAAATTCGTTATCTTTTATATTGAAATATATAGACCTAAATCAAATTTAAgtgtttatttttaaattatttaaagtaTATCAAAATACTCCCAATCTTTATCcaaaactctcaaatggattaattattttatgaaatatgaaaATATACAATAAGATTGATAACTAAAATTGGTGACATTTTAACCTAcaacaattataatatttttaattatttcggCTTAATACTATTTTGTTCGGTCtaacttaaataataataataatattattattaaataataatagattttAGACTGCCACCTGTCTCTGaggataattatattattttaagaaATTGAAGTTGAAATATTCTTAGGGATGTAATTTCGGAAAAGTCCAAATCTTGGGGGCTTTTCCGACAAATCGCCCTTCTTCGATCTATATAAACGAGTGCCCGCTCTACGCCTTCCTCGAAGCTCCCCGCTCTTTCGCTCGCGACTCACTACGGTATGATGTTGCCTTCTCTGTCGAGGTTTCTACAGTCCTCCGACAACCTCCACGCCGCGGGGCAGCCCGACCCCCTCCCTGTCGACTCCGACCTCATCGTCATCCTCGCGGCGCTCCTCTGCGCCCTCATCTGCGTCCTCGGCCTCGCCATCGTCGCTCGCTGCGCCTGGCTCCGCCCctctcccgccgccgccgccgcctcctccgtcTTTCGACCGACCGGTAAGGGTCTCAAGAAGAAGGCCCTCCGCTCCCTCCCGACGCTCTCCTTCGACTCCTCCTCCGCTCCGGGTGGCAGCGGGAAGCTCTCCGATTGCCCCATCTGCCTCGCCGAGTTCGCTGACGGGGACCAAGTCCGGGTCCTGCCGCAGTGCGGCCACGGCTTCCACGTCGTCTGCGTTGACACCTGGCTTGGGTCCCACTCATCCTGCCCCTCCTGCCGTCGGATCCTGGTGGTCCCCGCCGCCGCCCTCGCCACCTCCCCATCGAGGTCAGCGCCGGCGGGGCGCGGGCCGAAGACGGCACAGGATGCGGAACCAAGTAATCCGCAGCCCTAAAAATCCAATTTTTATGGAAGAAAAGGTACACATACGGTTCCTGTTTTCTAATAAGGTGTGTATTTTACATTTTACTTGCAAGAAGAAGTAATTAAACAATCGATGTAAATTTTACGAATAAATATTGGGAACAAATGTTGACCAAAGTTATTGAAGCACTATAATATTTATTCTACAATAAAAAAACATTTTAATTTCCACATATTAACATTTAGTTTTAAGTAAATTGAAGAAGGATTGGAAGCTACAAAGCTGAAGCGTTTAGATAAAGTCATGCATCAAAACAACTCAAGTAGATGAAACTTGTTGGCAGATGGGGCAGAGCTGCATGCTTCATTCAACTGGAACATATTGTAGGCAATAATAGAGATTAGTTGCCTCAATATTGGATCCATGGCCTCTCTCTCTCGCCTGGACAATGTCATCAATAAACAAGAATCACATAATTGTACTTTAAGTAGACATTGGAAAAGCCAGTCAAGAATGGTCAAACAGTTCACAGACCAACATAGAAGAACATTCCAGGCAGCTCCATAAGCATATACTAGTTAGGGGTTCAGTGGGCATGTTTGGTGCATTTGTGATGACCTCTATAGACTTCCTGCATCTGGCATACTTCAAACCTACCCAATGGGTCCCTCCTAAGCTTCTGAGTGCCATGATGTTGTCCATGTTTATTAGCTTTTAGTGTGCCTTGCCACTTCAAACTTACTCTCCCCCTTAAGAGAAAATAATAAACCTTATCTAAGGAGACATTCTAATGATTAAGAAATAGTATGTGTTGAAGGCCTTAATTTGTTTTTTCTACAAATTAACTTTCTCACCTATAGTCTG
Above is a genomic segment from Musa acuminata AAA Group cultivar baxijiao chromosome BXJ3-4, Cavendish_Baxijiao_AAA, whole genome shotgun sequence containing:
- the LOC103980582 gene encoding RING-H2 finger protein ATL8-like: MMLPSLSRFLQSSDNLHAAGQPDPLPVDSDLIVILAALLCALICVLGLAIVARCAWLRPSPAAAAASSVFRPTGKGLKKKALRSLPTLSFDSSSAPGGSGKLSDCPICLAEFADGDQVRVLPQCGHGFHVVCVDTWLGSHSSCPSCRRILVVPAAALATSPSRSAPAGRGPKTAQDAEPSNPQP